The following proteins come from a genomic window of Candidatus Thermoplasmatota archaeon:
- a CDS encoding CxxC-x17-CxxC domain-containing protein translates to MYRERKGSSGFGRPPRKMCKAICADCGKECEVPFEPKEGKPVYCRECFRKRSPRY, encoded by the coding sequence ATGTATAGGGAAAGAAAAGGCAGTAGCGGTTTTGGCAGGCCACCAAGAAAGATGTGCAAGGCAATTTGTGCCGATTGCGGTAAAGAATGTGAAGTACCGTTTGAGCCGAAAGAGGGAAAACCTGTCTACTGTAGGGAATGTTTCAGAAAGCGCAGCCCTAGATACTGA